The following coding sequences are from one Clostridia bacterium window:
- a CDS encoding phage tail tape measure protein produces the protein MAVIRNLVVKIAADISSLSNGLKTAQKTLKNAASNITKIGSKLTASLTVPIAALGNKIVSLSKDFEQSMANAGSVSNATAEELARMKDIAREMGAKTVFSASDAADALYYMASAGYKVDQMASAIEPTLNLASATQNDLAFTTDTVVAALNQFGLKAESADRVANVFAAAIGYSQATLDNLGTSMSYVGPVAHSLGYSIEETSGALSVLYNAGYDGSMAGTSLRQALVSLMNPTSSAKKIFEELNIDLKNLDPTTNSFADILDTLSKSGITTAQAMEVFGARAGPGMLALFSAGGDAVREMTDAITGTNSANEMAAMQLDTLQGEYAELESQVEEIALQFGDILIPIIRELIQKYITPLLIKIMSLSDGTRKQIVTIALLAAAIGPLLLVLGKLMSSMSLITKVGSLLFSKIGLIIAILTAVVLVVKHLWDTNEEFRTAVLDIWDKIKGYILNAVTKIKKWWDKNGEKVIAQAISAFKNIWTVIKSVFGKVVKIAAKVWPYVKEIVLDTINGIMNFWEKNGAKIWTTVSTLFKLIWEIALTAFDIISNGIIKFITYIRPIWENIKSLFSSLWDTLVSLYETLKPVFELIGGLVLVLLGIVMGVINGIISSLGPLIQAVIDIAKVVLEKIQLVCALLRGDWSEAWEHMKNIASGVWSAIKNIFLAIWEFIKGFCEGVGKFFSNLGGSISDVFESAWTGIKGFFTNIWEGIKSACSWVWDGITGLFSSIGDFFKGLCSDAFNWGKGLIENIWNGIKKAWDWVVDGVTNIGQTIKDFLGFGSPTKKGPGRTADEWIPNLLGMMEKDFYNGMPNIQRAAMSIAGSMNITSSPRAMVNAGYSPSSDVVNGLLQGMYALRETDQQEKGVINLNIDGQTFARLIMPKLNREYKRQGIVLKDV, from the coding sequence TTGGCAGTAATACGTAACCTAGTCGTAAAAATAGCAGCGGACATCTCTTCATTATCTAACGGACTAAAGACAGCACAGAAGACTTTAAAAAACGCAGCTTCTAATATAACTAAAATAGGTTCAAAGCTAACAGCATCACTAACCGTGCCAATAGCAGCACTCGGCAACAAAATCGTATCACTTTCCAAAGACTTTGAGCAAAGTATGGCTAACGCAGGCTCAGTATCTAATGCAACGGCAGAAGAGCTTGCTAGGATGAAAGACATTGCACGTGAAATGGGTGCAAAAACAGTCTTCTCAGCATCAGATGCAGCCGATGCCCTATACTACATGGCTTCAGCAGGATACAAGGTTGATCAAATGGCATCAGCGATAGAACCAACACTTAACCTAGCCTCAGCAACACAGAATGATTTAGCTTTTACTACGGACACGGTAGTAGCAGCACTTAATCAGTTTGGACTAAAAGCCGAAAGTGCTGACAGGGTAGCCAATGTGTTTGCAGCAGCAATAGGATATTCTCAAGCTACTCTAGATAATCTTGGCACTTCAATGTCGTATGTGGGACCAGTAGCACATTCGCTCGGATATTCAATTGAAGAAACCTCGGGTGCTTTATCTGTACTATATAACGCCGGCTATGATGGGTCAATGGCAGGAACATCATTAAGGCAAGCACTTGTTTCACTTATGAACCCAACCTCATCGGCAAAAAAGATTTTTGAAGAACTTAATATAGACCTAAAGAATCTTGATCCGACCACGAACAGCTTTGCAGATATCTTGGATACTCTTTCAAAGAGCGGGATCACGACAGCACAGGCAATGGAAGTGTTTGGCGCAAGAGCAGGACCGGGCATGCTCGCATTGTTTTCGGCAGGCGGCGATGCTGTCAGGGAAATGACAGACGCCATTACAGGCACAAACTCAGCTAATGAAATGGCAGCAATGCAGCTTGACACTCTTCAGGGCGAATACGCTGAGCTTGAGTCCCAAGTAGAAGAGATTGCTCTGCAATTCGGTGATATCCTTATTCCTATCATTCGAGAATTAATACAGAAATACATAACCCCTTTATTAATTAAGATTATGTCACTGTCCGACGGGACAAGGAAACAAATAGTAACTATCGCACTATTGGCCGCAGCCATAGGACCGTTACTGCTTGTTTTAGGTAAGCTTATGTCAAGCATGAGTTTGATTACAAAGGTGGGGTCTTTGTTGTTTTCTAAAATCGGTCTTATCATAGCAATCCTTACAGCAGTAGTACTAGTCGTCAAGCATCTATGGGATACCAATGAAGAGTTCCGCACGGCAGTACTTGATATCTGGGATAAGATAAAAGGATATATACTTAATGCCGTTACTAAGATAAAGAAATGGTGGGATAAAAACGGTGAGAAGGTAATAGCGCAAGCCATATCAGCATTTAAAAACATCTGGACAGTTATAAAATCGGTGTTCGGAAAGGTTGTTAAAATCGCCGCTAAAGTCTGGCCGTATGTTAAGGAAATAGTGCTGGATACAATAAACGGCATTATGAACTTTTGGGAGAAAAACGGTGCTAAGATATGGACGACTGTAAGTACGTTATTTAAACTCATTTGGGAAATTGCCCTTACAGCTTTTGATATTATCTCAAACGGAATAATCAAGTTCATAACATACATAAGACCTATCTGGGAGAACATCAAGAGCTTGTTTTCCTCACTCTGGGACACACTAGTCAGCCTGTATGAAACCTTAAAACCTGTATTTGAGTTAATCGGAGGACTAGTATTAGTCTTGCTTGGCATAGTTATGGGCGTAATCAACGGTATAATCTCAAGCCTCGGTCCCCTTATACAAGCGGTCATAGACATTGCTAAGGTAGTACTAGAAAAGATACAGCTTGTATGTGCGTTGCTTCGAGGCGATTGGTCGGAAGCTTGGGAGCACATGAAAAACATTGCGAGCGGTGTGTGGAGCGCTATTAAGAACATCTTTCTTGCTATTTGGGAATTCATAAAAGGCTTTTGCGAAGGTGTTGGCAAATTCTTTTCTAATCTAGGCGGCAGCATAAGTGATGTTTTTGAAAGTGCCTGGACTGGAATTAAAGGTTTTTTTACGAACATTTGGGAAGGAATAAAGTCAGCATGTTCTTGGGTCTGGGACGGGATAACGGGACTGTTCTCAAGTATAGGGGACTTTTTTAAGGGTTTATGCTCGGACGCATTCAATTGGGGTAAAGGCCTTATTGAAAACATCTGGAACGGAATAAAAAAAGCATGGGACTGGGTGGTTGACGGAGTAACAAATATCGGTCAGACGATAAAAGACTTTTTGGGTTTTGGCAGCCCTACCAAGAAAGGCCCCGGTAGAACTGCTGATGAATGGATACCTAATCTGCTTGGTATGATGGAAAAAGACTTCTACAACGGCATGCCTAATATACAAAGAGCCGCAATGAGTATTGCAGGGTCAATGAACATAACATCATCGCCCAGAGCAATGGTAAACGCAGGGTATAGCCCAAGCAGTGATGTTGTGAACGGGCTCTTACAAGGAATGTATGCATTGCGTGAAACAGACCAACAGGAGAAAGGTGTAATAAACCTTAATATAGATGGGCAGACTTTTGCAAGACTGATAATGCCTAAGCTAAATAGAGAATATAAGCGTCAGGGTATTGTCTTAAAGGATGTGTAA